Sequence from the Panicum virgatum strain AP13 chromosome 5N, P.virgatum_v5, whole genome shotgun sequence genome:
ATTCAGTTCATATGTGAACTAATTCTGGACCATCCAAACATCCCCCATGAGCTATACCTGATATCTAGTTTTTAGCAATTAGGCCAGTCAGGCCTATGAAGACACTTCCCAGATTTTGTATTCTTGACCCTCGGCAGCAACAATCCAGTTCTGGGGACCGCTTGGCTCAAAATGTTCTGAGCCTATTTTCATTATTAACTTCTCATCGATTTCAGCAGCATATAAACTCCTTTCTGCCTTGAGTATCTTGATCTGTAAGTGATGTATTATGTAACAAACGGTCAAAACATAACAAATTATAATCATTATGCATATACACCCGTGCGCGCGCGGGAGGGGGGGGTGTTGCAGTTTAGTTGCATTTTTACCTTGCTGCGGCAATGAATCTTTTGACGTTGTCGGATGTTGATAAATTTGGCGATCTCTGGTTGTAAGTGTGAAAAAATGTGATCATAGAAGACTGCTGGAGTGCCAGGGTGCGTCAGGATGTAGGCATATCCTTGCAACTCCATACCATAGGGGAATCTCCAATGACCCTGTGCAGAGTGCCAGAAACTGTAAGGCCGACAGGAGGCAGTAAAACTTGCAGGTTCAGACAGCTTTCAAGGCAGGTGAATCTGGTAAAATTCTTAGAATATAGCTGCATTGAAAATATGACAACAATTCAAGAGATTGCCTCCTCCAAGGCTACATGTCAGCTAGCTCAAAAGGCTGCCAAATCATATTAAGTTCTAGTAGGAGAAGATGCAGAGAAAAGCTATCTCGTGATCAAGAGAATAGTCTCTCACACGTAACTCCAGAAGTGCAGATTATGTGAGGATGGTGCATGGGGCCACTTCATATTGGGTTGTGTGTTTCATCAAAAAATATTGGGTTGTGTGCAAAAAGTCAAACCATTGGGAGAATTATCTCTTGTACTACTTATTGTTGAGGTGGAGAATGCCACATAGACATAAGAGCTAGTGTTGGTTCTTAACTGTTGGAGGCGACCTTAAGGACTTAAAGATTCAAAAGAGTTCAACGATGAACAGGGTGAGACAACATTTATTTCTATTAGGGTTTGAAATACAAAATATTGGATCAATAAGGATCGGACATCTAAGTTTACAAATATTGGgaacaaatgcaccaaaacaatcaGGTTATTCAACATCAGGTGTAAGCGTTTCTTGCTACTTCTATGCAAATGCAATTAAACTAGGGATATGTCCACTTATGTCTCAAAAGGTTGAAATGGAtagttggcctacaaaaaggcgacatgtccagcaactgagtgtggcagagatgcggatgttacggtggttttgcgggcacacaagagggatagagtccggaacaaagctattcgggaaagggtaggggtggcaccaattgaggagaagcTTACtcaacatcggttgagatggtttggacatgtccaacggaggcctccggaggcaccggtgcgtagtggggtgctaaagcgtgttgataaggtaaagaggggtagaggtagatctaaactgacttgggagtAGTCGGTTAAGAGGGTCAAAGATTGGGATATACCTGAGTAGAGCCAGTATCATGATTCTCTATGAATGTGACAACTCGGGAAGGCCACCAACCCAATACTCCAGGGGGTTTTCCTTTTTCATCAGACAAGCGCCAATACTCAGATCTTTCAAGCGCCTGTGTTGCAAaagtaaattccatataaaaaaTAGGTAAATCAGTAAATGTAAGGAGATGTCACGGCGCAAGATTACAAAAGCATCTCCCCCCAATGATGAGGAAGGGCTAGTCATTCTATCACTAGATGAGTTTACTCTTACAAGCAAACCAATTCAGGGGTTGTCACCATGCCAGTTTAACAATGAAAGATGCATGTTTTTAAAATTAATCTACATAAAGATGGCTTCACATGTTGCATCTCCATAACAGGTGTCAACGCACTAAATGCTTGCCAGAAATATTGGAGCACCAATAAATAAAATTATACTATTCTCCAGACCTCATACcacgaagaagaaaaaagacatGAAGTTATGGCCCAACTGCCCAAACATAAGGATTGTTCGAATATAGAAGCCAGGTTACAAATTCAGGTACTGCCTGGAGGTGAAAATCTGTGGGTACCAGGATCAAGTCATTCCATTTTGAGCTGTTTTTCAACTAAGTTTTGAGCTCTGGTTGCTAACTAGACGTTACTGGAAGTTTGAAACAGCATACATGTAACTTCTTACAGTTTTGAAACTCTGCCCGTAACTACTGTAGAACATGTTTTTGTAAGCTGACAGCTTAACACATAGTATTCGAGGAAGAAAAAGGACATCTTACCGCATGAAGTATTCCTTTGGTAGTGACATCAAATGCACCGGCAGTTCCCTTTGTAGCATTTATCCAATCAACAATTCTCTGCCTGTGGGCATCTTGATTGTAGTCCATTTCCCCATAAGTGTAACTGAGGGAGTCCCAGTACTCTCCTACTGCAAAGTATGGCTCACTTGCTTCCAAATAATCTTTGACATATCCACCCCAAAAACCACGAACAAAGTCAAGTCTCCATCCATCATATCCTACTTCCTTTCTGCAAGCAGAACAGGTATGAATAAAACATACTCTTACGCTGACATTTGGACAAACATGCTATTATGCTGATATTTCATCCAACACTATACAACCCAACTTATCTCGTCCAGCTAATTGAACATATATTAACCACATTAGAATCTGCAAGCTACTGTTCCTATCTTAGAGCAGTGGAAGATGAATATCACATTTCCTACCCTCAAAGTAAGGAATATATAATTTCCTTCTGATAAAGGAACATTGTTATTcgagaataaaaataaaagaacaTCGTTGACATTAAGATGTCTTAACTCCTGAATAACTTGATTTTGATAACCAATCGGGAGTGAAATTAAATTTCCCGATGGCTGTGGCACTTTACTAAAAACGCAAGCACATCCACAATTACATTAACTAACAGGATCGATCATCCACAAGTACATATCCAGAAAGTCAAGGAGAGATGAACTGAAGAGACTTTTTAGAGTTTGTAGTGCACCATTTGTTCATTCCAATTTGTTGTAGGATCTAGGCAGGGTAGCTGCACCAAGCATACAGCCATACACATTTCTTACCCCAAAAGATCTGGTGGTAAACTGATGACAATTTGCAGGGCTTCTGTGTACAATTCATTCCTTTGAATTTGTTATTGAGCTAAGCAGGGTACAGTATATATCGAATGCTTtaaccaaaaaaaaacatgagagAGATAGAAGAGCTTGCGAAAGTGACACAAGGCAAGTGAAAACAGGCACTTGATGCAAGTTATGTCCACAAATATTGCACATACATGGTATTTATTTACTCAACCTATGGGGATGCTGCAGCAAAAGACATTTGCAAGGCTAATGCATATGTCCACAAACAATGAAGCATGAGTAATGGTCCTAATGGAGGAGCTTTGAGCAAGAAATGACAGAATAACAGACCTCATCCAGCAAAGCCATTCTTTAAGATCATTCCTCACAAACTCCTGGGAGTGATCAATGTTTGGTGCTGCATGGAAGTTATCTCCACTACTCTTGTTTCCTCTTCCCTACAGGGATAAGAGTTTTACCCCAACATAAAAAATGCACTTTTGTATAACATTAGTGAAACTAAATAGTAATAGATGCACAAACTTAAATTTTCAATGACTGCTGAAGTTAAATAAGTTTCTTTTCGTTCCCCCTTTTGGAactattgagttgcatgcgccaaccagttcaacccaaagCTTAGgctgatggggagaggtgggcaattcacttatattccaacactccccctcacgtgGAGTCTCCCTCAGGCCTCATACGTGGAATAGGAGCGAGcaacaattattttatttaattgcgctaaccaggattcgaactcgagacctctggctttgataccatattgagttgcatgcgccaaccagttcaacccaaaaacttaagctgatggggagaggtgggcaattcacttatattccaacaggAACTAAGGTCAAGTTCCCTGGATTTCTTTATGATTCAGAGTATGGATGCTAAACTGTGCATTTGCTGCCAATACtaaatatattatatatgcaaGCAGAAAGATTTGACAAGCCCCATTAGAGTTATATATTGGTGAACTCAACTCCTACTTAATGTGAAGGAAGAAaatgaccaaatttatatgttcATGTTGCTAAAACTTGTTGCCGCACAATGAAGGACCCAGAAGAGAAAATTTAGAGTTTAAATAGGGAGCTCACAGGGGTTGCATCCAAGGTATCTGTGATGCCTGCAGTGTATTGTCAACATCAGCTTAACTGTATCTAAGGCACCTATTTGAGTGTTCACAGGGGCGACTATGCCCTGTTCTTGATTAAACGAGTTTTCATATAGGAATTTAACCATAGATTTAATAGCTGAACAAGTGAGTTGCTCATTTCATAGGATTGCCAGTCAGACCATTGGTTCAATGGTCCAGCCACCAGTTTGGAAAAAAAGTAAAATAATATTGGTCATAGCATCGCAAAGAAATATATTATGGGAGCCTTTATTTTCCATACATATCTAACACGTCACTGCCCGGTTTGCAGTGTGTCTTCACAGGCACTTCCCTTGCCTATCTTCAAGTCCATGTTTCAACCCTTGCATGCAAATTAATTTGACATGCATGTGTGAGCCGCTGGTTATGGTTCAGTGTAAAACCAGTATGTTCAGTCATGTTCAAACCAGTTTGGAGCAATTAAGCATGAACAATCTTGAGACTTggccaatatttttttttaaatccaTTCCCGCTGGCAAAACTATGTTCAATACAGCTTTCTTAAACAAACTTACCCCCACTGTATTTTCTATGGAGAATCATATTTCAGTATTCTAGTATCTTGGAAGAGAAAGGCCTTACCTGGAAATGTGGATCATCTGCTACAACCGCTCGATCATCCCAGTTCATACGGCCACCAAAAATATTCCAGACACCATTGTTATTCTGAAACTGAGCACACCTGTGATTTAGAACAGCATCACCAAGAACCTTGATGTCAGCTTCATGGAAAATCTTCACAAGCTCCTTCAACTCATCCATGGTCCCATATCTGAAATATCGGTTTATCATGTTAGTGCACAACATCAGTTTGCATGATGGGTTCATGATATATACTTTTTAAGAACCTGGATTTTAACTCTGAAGATCATTGACTTCTGTGCAAGGTAAACGGAAAAACAACAAGCCTTCTAAGATTAGCCAGGGTCAACTAAATTAAGCAATAGGTGGCAGAACCAAGTGAGGATAGTTTATCGCCCTAACTGCAAACAGTGGCTTTGCTATGCCTCTACAGAGAAAATAGTAGGAAAGCCTTTAGAGCCCTATACACCAGTCACAATGTTTACCCGAAAAGAGTCTTTCCCGAAATCTCAATGGTACTATAGATCAAGGAAATGAAAAGGTATAGTACCTAATGGTCTGCGACATCAGTTTCTAAGTACTCTGTATCtacctataatttttttttatcaaaatccATGTTCTCTGTGGTAATGCAACATAACTACATGGCTATGCCAGTTATCTAAGGACACGCAACACTTTATTATTTTATCAAGAAGGAAAATTGCTGATAAGTTTGCTAGTTACTTGGCAATAATCATGTTTGCTCCTTTATGTGAGAAAAATCATACATAGCTAGTCTGCTAACTTCATGACATATAAGTTCACCAAACTTCTAGCCAGGATGAATAAAGAATAATCCTCGCAGGAAAGAATATGATGGCAGTGTTTGCACTTATCTCAGGAGAAAACGATGGTTTCGCATATTTAGTTCAAAATGAGCGGTTGTTTCTATCTTGAGTAATAATCAAGTTCTGAAAATGCACTTCAGGGTAAACCACTGATAATTTAAAGCTCCTAAGAATGGCTGCCAATTCAATCTACTTATTAGGATCAAGATTAAAGAGAAGGTGGCTCTTGCACATTTACAGACTATGCCAGTATAAGAGATCTTGAAGGAGGTACTATCCTACAAAACATAAACAGATGAAGTAAAAGTAATATATACAACAAAACTTAAAAGAATGATTTTGCACACAAATATATACCTGGAGTTCAGATTATATAAATCCCTTGGCATGTATCCTTCAGGTGACACAGAATCAGTAGGTGGTGGTGACCAAACAATGGTAAAGCCAAGGGATGACAACTCCTTGGCCTTTTTACCAAGTTCAACATACCATTTCCCTGACTTATGAGATTCCCAATTAAATCCTTGGCACAATATTTCGAAGCCAGATCCAGTGCCAGAACAAGCTGGCTTTGCGATTGATGGATCATCGAGATCTACAGATGCCTCAACGGAATCAATAGTAGGGCTCCTAAAAATGCTATAAGCTTCTGCTGCTAGCCTTTCAATTTCTTGCAGGATATCCTCTTGCAGAACTTTATTCTTAGCTCTCTGACCTCTTCTAGACGATAGGCCAACCACCAGATTTCTTATATCACTGATTATACCATCAGTTTGTGAAGGCTTATCAAATTTTTGTGGCTCAACCTTACCAAGATCTTGGATGCTTCCACGTTCTTCCATTCTTGTAAGAGAAATGAAGAAATCGGATCCATTGTCCAGATTTCTCAACCAAGTATACTCATCAAGTTTGAGCACAAAAAACAGACCAGAATACTCTGCATCTAGTAAGAATGATAGAGAATTGCCTCTTCCATCAGCTTTTGCCTGCAGTAACAGATATGATGTGTGATGAGCAAAGCTTCACTGATTTCACTATGCTAAAGTCAttgaataaaaaaatacaaatgatCAACCAAATGGAGAAGTAACAACAAATTCTTTTTGAGCGTCAGTAGAGCATATGACAAAATTACAAAGAGAACTTAAATAAGCATTGCGCTATACTTTGAGCTGAAAGATGGCAAGCTGTAAGTAGTTGGTTCTCACTTTACTAACCAGGAAGAAAGCAATTCCATGGATATAGCAGTTCAGAGAAAATAATACACAAaggtacaattttttttctcgaaccaaATTTATATTTTTAGTCAATTTGAAATCTCTGAAGTCCATTAAGATAGCGCTTGGATGTCTGAATCAGGCTAGGAATTCAGGAATTAGAATTGGACATATTTCAAGAATAGAATTCAATGTAGCATTAAGGTAGTATTTTGATAACCCAATTCAATTCATCCTATCCAATTCTTATTCTTAGAACCAAAAGGAGCCTAAGACTTCAAATAACTGAACTTATTTAGTAGGTTCTTCCTGGTGAAGGGGGAACCATAAAGAACTTACCCTCCTAACAACGAGATAATATCACAGGATAAAGTATAGATCTAAGgaaacatttttcttttaaactTGTGGGAGAGGGCATATAATAAAGCCACCTTTATATTTCAGTTTTTCAAATTCTCAGGCGTACTGTTCTTCAAACAAGTTAAGAAGTGCACTTAAAAATTATCAAATTTATACAATGGGATTCCTGTTGTGGGCAACCAACCTAACTTACGACTGTAATCTATAATGCTTCCTAGTTTGTATAGTCTCAGATGGGGCAAATGAAATAGTTTTAAATTTTGGTAAGATGGTTGGAAACTTGGaatcataaaataaaacaatgcaagtGTGCCCCGTGTACTCCTACGTGGAAACTCCTTTGCCTAATTAATGGGGGCACATCCAGCTAATTCATTTCGATCATTCTTTTAATTAATACAGTTCAATTTTGCTCCTTTGATTCCCAGCAGCCTTCAAGCTAATATGAAAGTACCTGTAGCAAGGTCTGAAGAGCTTTCTGTCGGAAGATTTTCGTTGTCGGTGGATGTGGTTCTGGCGGGATCTCCCATGTCATGTtattatctctgcaaactcccCAATGAAGGATAACTTCTCCAGGAATATCAGTGTCAAATTCCACAAGCCTTTTATGTGTTTTATTATCCCTCTTCACAGTAACAGTTACAAAGTTCTGAGTGTACTCTGATTTTATAATTTGGAATTCCTGGTAGAACCCTGAAATATGTTTTCCACTTAAACCTGTACCCCCAGGTATAGTTTCTTGTGGCTGAGCATTAGATCCTTCatgtttcttcaaatgccccaAATCTCCTAAGAAATAAGACAGTCAATATGTCAAGATAACTTTCCTAGACAGAGGGAGTAGATATTAATCGGTGTCAAGCCACTATATTGATCGAAAGAGTGCAATAGTTATTCAAACTCTTAATACCTGGCCATACACCAATATCTTGGTTCGCTCCAAATGGAACTCCACCGTCGAAGGATCCACTCAAGGGTATTCTGAAATCCCTGCCCTTATGCTGAAACCATGCACCTGTTTCCTCTTCCTATCAAGGTAAGAATGAATTGAGGCATTCAATGTGCAAGCAAACTAAACCCATAATAAAAGATAATCGACACAAAGAAGCACATAGGGTTTAAACAATGTATAATTAAGGGTGGTAACGGATCATGGCCCTAATGAcctcttcacaatccaacttgGCCCTTATAtaattttagctcaaaattgtataagattagagcccagCCCTTAGATTATCTAAGTCGAATTTTaagaccctttaccacccctacataTAAATCTATCAAAATAATCGGCTCAGACGAGGCATAGTTCCGTGGTGCATGTTATCATTTTCATAAACAACTAGAACACGTGAAAATTGAATTCCATTTTAAGTGAGTTCAGCTATTGTTTCAACTGGCATCAACTAGAGAGTACAAGAGTCGGGAAGCATAGCATCATCAACTCATAACGATGGAAGCTATGCAATAGTTAAAAGCCAGAACCTTGAGGACAAAATTGATGGCTGCAATTGGAGTGTCCTTATCAAATTTGATTTGCACTTCATACCGGCCCTCCGAATTGGGTAAAGTCTCCAATGGTGTTTCAATTGCATAGTCCTGAAATTTCAAATATTGTCCAGCTAAAGAATAATTAAGAAAGCCAATAGATATTATACTGTCTCAGAAATCAGTTTCtggcatatttgtatcacattgaCACACACATGCCAGTGAAAATAGCTACAATCTAATCAAGTGCTGAAACAGTGTTCACAAGAATTAAATAACCTTGACTGGAACAGAACCAGCTGGTCGCATTTCTGAAGGAGGCTGATCCCATTTGCTGCAAATCCATAGAGAGCaaatgatgagatgaaattGGTCATTACACATTTTTGGGTCCAAGAGGGTAGGATCTGAATGCATCAATAGAAGGGGGGGAAAAAGGCAACCGATTATTTCGTTTTTCTTTTCTGGGAAAAATACTAAAGCCTTAGTTTTGAAGCTTGAATACATACAAAAGAAACGAAGAAACGACAAATCTAGATAATTACATTATGAGGAAAATTCCTTTTTCAACTGATATAAGTACAGGATATCAAGAATACATTGAGGGGGTCAAAATCAAGGAAACATAACAACCAGTAACCAATCTGATTACAATAACTTCTTCCAATTTTCCTTCATGTCGTGAAGCCATAAAGTGCGTTCAGATTCTACTTTCTAGTTCTAAATAAAACAATTGTGAAATTTAAGGCGTGCACGATATAATCAAGTAGGAACCAGCCAAACTTCTGGAACGCCATCCCCTCATCCGATAAAATAAAACACTATTTTCAAGTTTCGCGCCCTCCAGGATAGCAGAGGGGCAACAGCGTGCCCGCCTATTAATCATTTTTTAACTGAGCATGGTCATGATTTCACCTAATCGAATACAAAGCTAGATCACAGACTGCATGGTCTACCATGTCACAACTACACAAACGTTGAACCAGGAGCTACCTACGACAGGACAAAACGCGCTGAAACATGGTCAAAGTGGGCTGTCTGAGCTTATTGTTAGTCCCATCTGTTTTTCATAACAATGCACCAACTGCGATCCACGAACACAAGAACGCatccaaatccaaaaaaaaacaaagtaaaaTAAAAGGAGCAAGAGAAGAGAAGGTACTAATAGTTATTACCTCCCATGCTCACCGTCGTAAGAGACGCCCCAGTGcagtatccacttccccgccACATCGCATCCGACCACGACCTTGCACTTGCCGTCCCCATCTGGCTCCGCGTCCACCCTCACCCACGCCTTCCCTTCCACCTGCGTATTCACCAATCACGACACGATCACAACCCCATCACCACCAGCAGCCCCACAGCAATGGAAACAGATCGTTTTAGCACGGGATCAGGCAACGCGGATGCGGGCTAGAGCAAACAGGCTACCGTTTGGCATCGGCGCAGGGGGAACTTCTCGGACAACACGGCtccggcgtcctcgccggcgccaGCCACCGGAGTCTCGGCCGCGCCAGCTCGAGCCACGACGCAGCCGCCGAGCCTCACGCGCCCGTGCTGCGTGGCGCGGCACCGCCcggcccgcggccgcgccgcggccACCTGCAGGAAGACGCCCCCGAGCAGCCCGGCCCTCGGCTGCGGGGCCACGCCCGGGATCGCCGTAATGCACCCGCTCCCCACCGACATCGCGCTCCCTCCCtatttccctctccctctccacctgtgtgagagagaggctcTGGGTTGGTATGTGGGATGCGACGATGCGTGCTTGTGCTGTGCGCGTGTGTGAAGGAGCGGAGGCTGTGGGAATGGGAAGGGAACGGAAGGGAAGAGGTAGACAAGAAGGGGGTGCAAAGCGAGGCGAGATGAGTTGGGAATAAGAAATGGCCCCGGAAAAGGAGCGAGATATCCACGGGCCGGATTACGTGGCAGGAAAGGCAAAAGGGGGGCGGGGGAGAAGATTGTTTCGCGGGCCCACGAGTCAGGGCGATAGCGAGGGCCGgacggcggtggccggtggggagCAGGGTTTTTTCCCCTACCGGTTAATccaaaccgccggccaccaGTTCCgatttaccggaccggttggaccagtaatcggtggaaaccggttgaattcaaatccaaattcaaataaattcaaaagttctcgtgcaaccggttccgaccggtttaccagcCGGTTTTACCAGTTTactggtcggtttgaccggtttgaattcaaatccaaatttaaaagctcccgtgcaaccggtttaccggccggtttgactggtgggccttaatgggccggctcatttttttctttttcttttttgatttaactttaaatccccgcaaactatactaaatgaacaaatttttgagaaaatttgatacaattagattcatcacaacttgaaatatttttaagaattttttgggaatttttaattgtttgaatttaaatttaaattttaaattttgaccggttgggtaccggccgaaaccggaaccggacccgTTCCCACCGGTTCGGTGAACCCTGGTGGGGAGAGCCGCGAGGGCCCCGCGCGCGGGGAGGGGAAAAGTTAATTGCTAATTTTGGGATCCCGGAGCCCTCGGTTAGCGGTACTAATTAATTTACCGGAGAAAGCGTGGGGAGGACAGAAAGGGGGAGAGCGTCCCGGGAGCGTGGGGTCATTGCCCGAGCGCCACGTGTCCTTCACTTGTCCGGAAGACCGGAAGCGGGCTTGCTCGGGGAGGACGACACACGGtgatgcatcatgcatgcatgccaggTATGCTAGTGCTAGAGAAGAATTGTGGTGAAAAACTTGGAGATTCAACTGCCGTCTACGAATTATTTGCAAATTTATACAACTTTAAGAACTACACTTATTCTTTTTGTGGTTCAACACTTCACCTAGAGTTTGGTTGGTTCACCTAAATAAGGGATTCGAACAGAGAGTCAAATACTGGGCCACATGTGACAGGCCACAGCCACCATATCTGGGAACTGGGATGTAGGCCCACATCACTATTGTCTTGGTCCGGTCCACTGCAGCTGTAGCAATCACTTGTAAGATTGCAGTGTAAAGGAACTACCCCCTACGCGCATCACACGAGCCTTTTCACTAGCTCAGGAGGCGTTGCTGAACAGTCGGAACGATATTCCGCAACAGCTGCACAGCAATCCAAACATCACTCCGTTGCGGTGCTTATCTTTTTTTCTCTATCATGGCTCTTTTGCCAATCTTCAAGGCTGCTGCGTACATGAAAAATAGGGAGGAAACACCTTGAAATGTTATGTTGGAGACCTTTGCTATGATAAAGTAGCAGTGTTACTAGATGCTCCAGGCCAGTCATAATACAACATCCGATGCATTACCAGACAACATAATGTGAAGCCAAAATAAGAACCTAGACCAAACTACAGGGATCAAATAGTCAGAACCACGTCTAAAAATTCAAAGTGGACAGTGGAACAAAGGCTACGAGGTACATCCATAGAATAGCAGGCATTACAGGCTATTTGAAACGTGCTGAGTTCCAGGAAACTGTCCAGATACCATAGGGATACAGCGAGAGTTTTTCTCTCACTCAAACAAGACCTTCCCGAATACTATTTTTCTCGCGCTCCAAACAGGACCTACTTATGGCTATGAGTTTCAACGAAGAGGCAAAAGGCGTTAGTCTTGgcccgtgtttggttgcaaacttccaaattccaaattttttttccgacACCTACatagagacttaaatctagacgaaataaaaaacgcattgctactgctgtctgtaaatggcgagacgaatctaatgaacctaattagactgtaatcagatgctaaattgctacagtaatgctacagtaaacaacctctaatgacggattaattaggctcattagattcgtctcgcgatttacagacgagttctgtaattatttttgtgaataatctatgtttagtacttcaaatatagaaagatgtcttttcaaaaactttacagagcgcaaccaaacacggccttggaCTGAATCACCAAGCATCTGGTACCTGCTGCGCCGCAGGTAGCCAACGTTGGGTGGAGGTGGGGGCCCGTTTGG
This genomic interval carries:
- the LOC120675461 gene encoding alpha-amylase 3, chloroplastic-like, whose protein sequence is MSVGSGCITAIPGVAPQPRAGLLGGVFLQVAAARPRAGRCRATQHGRVRLGGCVVARAGAAETPVAGAGEDAGAVLSEKFPLRRCQTVEGKAWVRVDAEPDGDGKCKVVVGCDVAGKWILHWGVSYDGEHGSKWDQPPSEMRPAGSVPVKDYAIETPLETLPNSEGRYEVQIKFDKDTPIAAINFVLKEEETGAWFQHKGRDFRIPLSGSFDGGVPFGANQDIGVWPGDLGHLKKHEGSNAQPQETIPGGTGLSGKHISGFYQEFQIIKSEYTQNFVTVTVKRDNKTHKRLVEFDTDIPGEVILHWGVCRDNNMTWEIPPEPHPPTTKIFRQKALQTLLQAKADGRGNSLSFLLDAEYSGLFFVLKLDEYTWLRNLDNGSDFFISLTRMEERGSIQDLGKVEPQKFDKPSQTDGIISDIRNLVVGLSSRRGQRAKNKVLQEDILQEIERLAAEAYSIFRSPTIDSVEASVDLDDPSIAKPACSGTGSGFEILCQGFNWESHKSGKWYVELGKKAKELSSLGFTIVWSPPPTDSVSPEGYMPRDLYNLNSRYGTMDELKELVKIFHEADIKVLGDAVLNHRCAQFQNNNGVWNIFGGRMNWDDRAVVADDPHFQGRGNKSSGDNFHAAPNIDHSQEFVRNDLKEWLCWMRKEVGYDGWRLDFVRGFWGGYVKDYLEASEPYFAVGEYWDSLSYTYGEMDYNQDAHRQRIVDWINATKGTAGAFDVTTKGILHAALERSEYWRLSDEKGKPPGVLGWWPSRVVTFIENHDTGSTQGHWRFPYGMELQGYAYILTHPGTPAVFYDHIFSHLQPEIAKFINIRQRQKIHCRSKIKILKAERSLYAAEIDEKLIMKIGSEHFEPSGPQNWIVAAEGQEYKIWEVSS